Genomic window (Desulforapulum autotrophicum HRM2):
CATGATCTTGCATTTTCTGCACAGGCAGGAGTGTTCCAACGGGATGAAAAAGAAGTAATCCGTTCCGGGAAATCCAAATTATTTTATGAAGAACCCCAGGACAGACCAGACGGCAAAACAAACTGGCTTCTGACCAGCAAGGTGCCCATGCGGGATGCACAGCAGAAGATCATAGGGATATTGGGAACCTATCAGGATATTACCGATCGTAAACAGGCTGAAAAAGAGAAGATTGCAGCCCAGAAAATTGCAGGTGACAATGAGAAACTGGCTTTGGTTGGCCAGATAGCAGGGAAAATGGCCCATGATTTCAATAATATCCTTGGAATTATTATGGGCAATACCGAACTCTCCTTGTTATATTGCAAGGAACCCAAAACGAAAAAAACGCTTGAATTGATCTATGAACAAACCATACGTGGTAAAAATTTGACAAAAAACCTGGTTGCTTTTGCTAAAGACCAGGAACTTAAACAGGAATTTTTCAGAATCAGCGAAAAAATTAATCTTGTTATAAATCTGATGAGAAAGGATCTGGAAGGAATTGAGCTGATAAAACAAGAAAGCCCGGGTGTTCCCGAACTGCTCGCCGACCCTGGAATGATAGAGCATGCACTTGTAAATCTGATACAAAACTCAATCCATGCCTTAAGTATGGTTGAACACCCCAGAATCACTGTTAGAACATACAGCCGTGGGAACCAGATATGCTTTGAAATCGAAGACAATGGATGTGGCATTTCAAAAGAAAACCTGGAAAATATTTATGAACCATCCTTTACTTTAAAAGGAAGCAGGGATGTAGCAGGTTCATATAAAACCGGCATTAAAGGGACTGGTTATGGGATGTCGAATGTAAAAAAATATATTGAGCAACACAAGGGAACTATTTCAATTGAGTCGGAATATGGCTCAGGGACTAAGTTTACAATCAGTCTGCCGGTCATTAAAAAAGAATTGACAAGTGATGAGAGAATAAAAACTCAAACAGGAACGGCATATTTTGAAAAATATATCCTTCTTGTTGAAGATGAAACAGCTATCGCAGATGTACAATACAGGATACTAACGCAGGCGCCCTGTAACCACAAAGTTGATATTGCCAATAATGGTCAGGTAGCAATGGATTTGTTTGACAGAAATGAATATGACCTCATAAGTTTGGACTATATTCTTCCGGGAGATATTAATGGGATGGATATGTATCATCATATCAGAGCGTCAGACAAAACCATTCCGATCCTGTTTATTTCAGGCAATATAGAATTTTTAGAGTCTATTAAATATTTGATGAAAAAGGATCCATATGTTGATCATCTGTCAAAACCTTGCAAGAATATTCACTATTTGAATAGTATAAATAAATTATTTTCAAGACCAAAACTTATATGATTAATGCAATGATAATCAGCAACGACAAAAGCCCAATAACAAAAGGGATCAGGATTTTCATCCTGACCCCTTGTTTTTTTTGGAGGCGGCTTCCAGATTCGAACTGGAGAATAACGGCTTTGCAGGCCGTCGCCTTACCACTTGGCCAAGCCGCCATGGGTGGAGCGGGAAACGGGATTTGAACCCGCGACTTCGACCTTGGCAAGGTCGCACTCTACCACTGAGTTATTCCCGCTCAGCGTTGAAACAAAAGGTTTATACCCTTATCCCCAGGGTTTGTCAACCCATAATTCTAAAAGGATATCAGTTTTCTGAACCGGATGAAATAATCCGCCCCGGACCAGAGGGTAAAGACAAGGGCGCCATAGAGAAGCACCATGCCAATGGCGTGGAAATCGATCCCCATGTAGGGGTAATGGATGAGGAGGGGAATAATACAGGCTATTTGAAAGCCTGTCTTGTATTTCCCAAGCCAGGAGGCTGCCACATCCTCTCCCTGCTCAATAATGACGCACCGAAGCCCTGTGACGGCAAGTTCCCTGCCGATGATGGCACAGGCGATCCAGGCCGGCATGAACCCCAGGGAGACCAGCATGATAAATGCCGATGAGACCAGAAGTTTATCCGCCAGGGGGTCCAGGATTTTTCCAAGGGTTGAGACAAGTCCCAGCTTTCTTGCAAGATAGCCGTCAAAATAATCGGTGATGGCGGCCAGGGAAAAGACCAGGGCCGCCAGAAATGCCGTCATTTTACCCGGATACATCAAAAGGCCCACAAGAATGGGGGTAGCCACAATCCTTGACAGGGTCATGAAGTTGGGATTCATGACAATCTTCATCAGCCTGCGCATCCAGCTCCCCATGGTACTCTTAAATTTTTCCGGACATTTTTCCACGTTTTTTTTAATCGTTTCCTGCCAGGTCATAGGGATTATTTATTCTCTTTTTTTTTCCAGTCTGCCATAAAGGACTCAATGCCCCTGTCTGTCAAGGGGTGGGATGCAAGGGCGCTCAACACCTTGTGGGGTATGGTTGCAATGTCAGCCCCGATCAGGGCAGAGTTCAACACATGCAGGGGGTTCCTGACGCTTGCAACAATGATCTGGGTATCAAACATATAGTTTGAATAGATCTCGGCAATCTCCTCAATAAGGTTCATACCGTCAAGGGCAAGATCGTCTATTCTACCCACAAAAGGACTTGCATAGGTGGCACCGGCCTTAGCTGCCATCAGGGCCTGGGTTGCAGAAAAAATCAGGGTGACGTTGGTCTTGATGCCCTCATTGGTCAGGGTCCGCACGGCCTTGAGACCGTCAACGGTCATGGGAATCTTGACAACAATGTTGTCGGCAATCTTGGCAAGATCCCTTGCCTCCTTGACCATGCCGTCATAATCAAGGCTGATCACCTCGGCGCTCACAGGCCCCTCTACAATCGAACAGATTTCCCGGATGATGTCGGTGAACTCGCCGGCCTCTTTTGCGATGAGTGACGGATTGGTCGTGACTCCATCAACCATGCCCATGGCAAGGGCGTCTTTGATCTCATCAATGTTGGCTGTATCTATAAAAAACTTCATTATGCGTCTCCTTTGACATAAACCCTGACCTCCTGGCCGGGGTTATTTTCTATTTGTAGTAAAAGCTGCTCCATGGTTTTTTCCATTGTCGGGTGGACAATTCCAGAAGCTATATCACAAAGGGGTTTCAAGACAAAGCACCTTTTGTGCATGCGCGGGTGGGGAAGAATAAGTCTGTCGGTCTGGACAACCCTTTCCCCATAAAGGATGATATCAAGGTCAATGATCCTGGGACCAAACCTCACCTCTTTTTCACCCTGCCCCAAAAGCAGTTCGATCTTTTTTAATCCGTCAATAAGCTCAAAAGGATCAAGGCGGGTTTCGATCTTAAGTGCTCCGTTGACAAACCATGCCTGGTCGAGAAAACCCACGGGCTCGGTTCGGTAAAAAGGTGAGGTCGCCACAACACGGGTCTGGTCAAGTGTGTCAACCGTTTTTCTGCCCCTGATGCAGTTATCGTATCGATTGCCCAGATTTGAGCCGATGGAGAGATATGCAATCGCCATGGGATTCATTTTTATAGTTCCACCTGAACAGTATTAGAAGAACCGCTGAACACCCCTGAGCCGGTATAGGCCCTGACACGAAAGTAGTAGCTTGTTCCAGGCTTAATTTCAACGGCAAATTCAAAGGTTTTAGCACCGGTGGTATCCAGGGGGGTAAACCGCAGGGGACATCCCTTGCAATCGTCTGCCCCCCCCCCTTGGGTTGCCAGGTCGACCTCAAACCCGGCAATGGGAGGTACACCCTTTTTTACCCCATAAGACCAGGTAAGGGTTGCCGTTGTTCCAGCAAGGGACAATGCCAGGTTACTGGGAGGGGCTACCATCTCCTGGATGGGCGGCAAGGGAGGTCCTTTTTTGCCACAACCCAGACCGGTTACAGCCAGAACAATGGCAAACGCGCACAGAACAAAAATTCTGAAAACATTCCTTGAAAATGGGTTCATCCCTCTGTTCCCGCTGTTTGTTCATCAAGATCCCGGGTTGCCCGATCAATGGCCTTGAGTACATTATCGTATCCAGTGCCACCATGGGTCCCACGCCTTGAAATCATATGCTCAATGGAAAGATACTCAAAAATATCCGGTTCAATAACCTCTGAAAAGGTTTTAAACTCCTGGACCGTAAGGTGGTGAAGCTCCTTTGAATGTTCAAGGGCAAAGGCCACTGCCTTTCCAGAAATGGAGTGGGCCTGCCTGAAGGGCACACCTTTTAAAACAAGGTAGTCGGCAAGATCCGTGGCATTGAGAAACCCCTTTTCCGAGGCTGCAAGCATGGTTTCCTTGTTCACCTTGATGTTGGG
Coding sequences:
- the fsa gene encoding fructose-6-phosphate aldolase produces the protein MKFFIDTANIDEIKDALAMGMVDGVTTNPSLIAKEAGEFTDIIREICSIVEGPVSAEVISLDYDGMVKEARDLAKIADNIVVKIPMTVDGLKAVRTLTNEGIKTNVTLIFSATQALMAAKAGATYASPFVGRIDDLALDGMNLIEEIAEIYSNYMFDTQIIVASVRNPLHVLNSALIGADIATIPHKVLSALASHPLTDRGIESFMADWKKKENK
- the folK gene encoding 2-amino-4-hydroxy-6-hydroxymethyldihydropteridine diphosphokinase; this translates as MAIAYLSIGSNLGNRYDNCIRGRKTVDTLDQTRVVATSPFYRTEPVGFLDQAWFVNGALKIETRLDPFELIDGLKKIELLLGQGEKEVRFGPRIIDLDIILYGERVVQTDRLILPHPRMHKRCFVLKPLCDIASGIVHPTMEKTMEQLLLQIENNPGQEVRVYVKGDA
- the pgsA gene encoding CDP-diacylglycerol--glycerol-3-phosphate 3-phosphatidyltransferase; this encodes MTWQETIKKNVEKCPEKFKSTMGSWMRRLMKIVMNPNFMTLSRIVATPILVGLLMYPGKMTAFLAALVFSLAAITDYFDGYLARKLGLVSTLGKILDPLADKLLVSSAFIMLVSLGFMPAWIACAIIGRELAVTGLRCVIIEQGEDVAASWLGKYKTGFQIACIIPLLIHYPYMGIDFHAIGMVLLYGALVFTLWSGADYFIRFRKLISF
- a CDS encoding fibronectin type III domain-containing protein, whose product is MNPFSRNVFRIFVLCAFAIVLAVTGLGCGKKGPPLPPIQEMVAPPSNLALSLAGTTATLTWSYGVKKGVPPIAGFEVDLATQGGGADDCKGCPLRFTPLDTTGAKTFEFAVEIKPGTSYYFRVRAYTGSGVFSGSSNTVQVEL